The following coding sequences are from one Actinomycetes bacterium window:
- the metK gene encoding methionine adenosyltransferase, with the protein MSRRLFTSESVTEGHPDKIADQISDSILDALLKDDVHSRVAVETLVTTGLVHVAGEVTTSAWADIPSIVREKVLEIGYDSSKKGFDGNSCGVSVSIGSQSADIAQGVDDAYEERAEHSHDPLDRQGAGDQGLMFGYACDDTPELMPLPIMLAHRLAYRLAAVRKDGQIPYLRPDGKTQVTIEYDGDRPVRLDTVVVSTQHAGDVDLATLLQPDVEALVVRPVLEDLQIDTSGYRVLVNPTGRFEIGGPMGDAGLTGRKIIIDTYGGMARHGGGAFSGKDPSKVDRSAAYAMRWVAKHVVAAGLARRCEVQVAYAIGKAHPVGLFVETFGTSELPAERIQDAVTEVFDLRPAAIIRDLDLLRPIYASTAAYGHFGRVEPDFTWERTDRIDALRTAVRA; encoded by the coding sequence TTGTCCCGTCGCCTGTTCACCTCCGAGTCGGTCACTGAGGGACACCCGGACAAGATCGCTGACCAGATCAGCGACTCGATCCTGGACGCGCTGCTCAAGGACGACGTGCACAGCAGGGTCGCGGTCGAGACCCTGGTCACCACCGGCCTGGTGCACGTGGCCGGCGAGGTGACCACCTCGGCCTGGGCCGACATCCCCTCGATCGTGCGGGAGAAGGTCCTCGAGATCGGCTACGACTCGTCGAAGAAGGGGTTCGACGGGAACTCCTGCGGCGTGTCGGTGTCGATCGGCTCCCAGTCGGCGGACATCGCCCAGGGCGTGGACGACGCCTACGAGGAGCGGGCCGAGCACTCGCACGACCCGCTGGACCGGCAGGGCGCCGGTGACCAGGGCCTGATGTTCGGCTACGCGTGCGACGACACGCCCGAGCTGATGCCGCTGCCGATCATGCTGGCGCACCGGCTCGCGTACCGGCTGGCCGCCGTCCGCAAGGACGGCCAGATCCCCTACCTCCGCCCGGACGGCAAGACCCAGGTGACCATCGAGTACGACGGCGACCGGCCGGTCCGGCTGGACACCGTCGTGGTGTCGACCCAGCACGCCGGCGACGTCGACCTGGCGACGCTGCTGCAGCCCGACGTCGAGGCGCTGGTGGTCCGCCCGGTCCTCGAGGACCTGCAGATCGACACCTCGGGCTACCGGGTGCTGGTCAACCCGACCGGCCGGTTCGAGATCGGCGGCCCCATGGGCGATGCCGGCCTGACCGGCCGCAAGATCATCATCGACACCTACGGCGGCATGGCGCGGCACGGCGGCGGGGCGTTCTCCGGCAAGGACCCGTCGAAAGTGGACCGCTCGGCCGCCTATGCGATGCGCTGGGTGGCCAAGCACGTGGTGGCCGCCGGGCTGGCCAGGCGCTGCGAGGTGCAGGTGGCCTACGCGATCGGCAAGGCGCACCCAGTCGGGCTGTTCGTGGAGACGTTCGGCACGTCCGAGCTGCCGGCCGAGCGGATCCAGGACGCGGTGACCGAGGTGTTCGACCTGCGGCCGGCCGCGATCATCCGCGACCTCGACCTGCTGCGGCCGATCTACGCGTCCACCGCCGCCTACGGCCACTTCGGCCGGGTCGAGCCGGACTTTACCTGGGAGCGGACCGACCGGATCGACGCGCTGCGCACCGCCGTCCGCGCCTGA
- the mihF gene encoding integration host factor, actinobacterial type yields the protein MALPPLSPEQRAAALAKAAEARRERAEVKNRLKHSGASLPEVIREGQENPVIGKIRVSALLESMPGVGKVRAREIMERVGIAETRRVRGLGANQVAALEREFGAQS from the coding sequence GTGGCCCTTCCGCCCCTCTCGCCCGAGCAGCGCGCCGCCGCCTTGGCCAAGGCCGCCGAGGCCCGGCGGGAGCGCGCCGAGGTGAAGAACCGGCTCAAGCACTCTGGCGCCTCGCTGCCCGAGGTGATCCGGGAGGGCCAGGAGAACCCGGTGATCGGCAAGATCCGGGTGTCTGCGCTGCTGGAGTCAATGCCCGGCGTCGGCAAGGTCCGGGCCCGGGAGATCATGGAACGGGTGGGGATCGCCGAGACCCGCCGGGTGCGGGGGCTCGGCGCCAACCAGGTTGCGGCGCTCGAGCGGGAGTTCGGTGCCCAGTCCTGA
- the gmk gene encoding guanylate kinase yields MPSPERPRLTVLSGPSGVGKSTVVAHLRERHPEIWLSVSATTRRQRPGETEGVHYLFRTPEEFAGLVERGELLEWAEFAGHHYGTPREPVEDRLAEGTPVLLEIELQGARMVKAAMPEALLVFLAPPSWDELVRRLVGRGTEPAEVIARRLATAEIELAAQSEFDEVVVNDEIEAVCDRLVSLMSLGAA; encoded by the coding sequence GTGCCCAGTCCTGAGCGGCCGCGGCTGACGGTGCTGTCCGGGCCGTCCGGGGTGGGCAAGAGCACCGTGGTGGCCCACCTGCGGGAGCGGCACCCGGAGATCTGGCTGTCGGTGTCCGCGACGACCCGACGGCAGCGGCCGGGCGAGACCGAGGGTGTGCACTACTTGTTCCGCACTCCCGAGGAGTTCGCCGGTCTGGTCGAGCGCGGCGAGCTGCTGGAGTGGGCCGAGTTCGCCGGGCACCACTACGGCACCCCGCGGGAGCCGGTGGAGGACCGGCTGGCCGAGGGCACCCCGGTGTTGCTGGAGATCGAGCTGCAGGGTGCCCGGATGGTCAAGGCGGCGATGCCGGAGGCGCTGCTGGTCTTCCTGGCGCCGCCGTCCTGGGACGAGCTGGTCCGCCGGCTGGTGGGCCGCGGCACCGAGCCGGCCGAGGTGATCGCCCGGCGGCTGGCCACCGCGGAGATCGAGCTGGCCGCCCAGTCGGAGTTCGACGAGGTCGTCGTCAACGACGAGATCGAGGCCGTGTGCGACCGGCTGGTATCGTTGATGAGTCTAGGCGCCGCCTGA
- the coaBC gene encoding bifunctional phosphopantothenoylcysteine decarboxylase/phosphopantothenate--cysteine ligase CoaBC, with the protein MPAPRVVLGVGGGIAAYKVATLLRGLTESGCSVRVVPTAAALRFVGAPTWAALSGQPVATDVWDDAHVVPHLQLGRDADLVVVAPATADLLARAAHGLADDLLTNVLLTARCPVLFAPAMHTEMWEHPATRANVATLRERGLVVLDPAVGRLTGADSGPGRLPEPQQILAVALRLLAAPGRGADLAGSRVVVSAGGTREPLDPVRFLGNRSSGRQGYALAATAAARGAGVVLVSANVALPAPAGVSVVPVGTADQLRDAVLAAAVDADVVVMAAAVADFRPASVQGAKIKKDDAGGVPEPIALVRNPDVLTEVVAARSGKSPVVVGFAAETGDDTADWLAHGRAKLARKGCDLLVVNPVGEGVGFEVAENSGVLLGADGSQVELTLGSKEALADAVWDAVASRLVGPGR; encoded by the coding sequence GTGCCCGCTCCGCGGGTGGTGCTCGGTGTCGGCGGGGGCATCGCTGCGTACAAGGTCGCCACGCTGCTGCGCGGGCTGACCGAGTCCGGCTGCTCGGTGCGGGTCGTCCCGACCGCCGCGGCGCTGCGGTTCGTGGGGGCGCCGACCTGGGCCGCGCTGTCCGGCCAGCCGGTGGCCACCGACGTCTGGGACGACGCCCACGTCGTGCCGCACCTGCAGCTGGGCCGGGACGCCGACCTCGTGGTCGTGGCGCCGGCCACCGCCGACCTGCTGGCCAGGGCCGCGCACGGGCTGGCCGACGACCTGCTCACCAACGTGCTGCTCACCGCGCGCTGCCCGGTGCTGTTCGCGCCGGCCATGCACACCGAGATGTGGGAGCACCCGGCCACCCGCGCCAACGTGGCCACCCTGCGCGAGCGGGGCCTCGTCGTGCTTGACCCCGCTGTGGGCCGGCTCACCGGCGCCGACTCCGGGCCGGGCCGGCTGCCCGAGCCGCAGCAGATCCTGGCGGTCGCGCTGCGCCTGCTGGCCGCGCCGGGCCGGGGCGCCGACCTGGCCGGCAGCCGGGTCGTGGTCTCCGCCGGGGGCACCCGGGAGCCGCTCGACCCGGTCCGGTTCCTGGGCAACCGGTCCAGCGGGCGGCAGGGCTACGCGCTGGCCGCCACCGCCGCGGCCCGGGGCGCCGGGGTGGTGCTCGTGTCGGCCAACGTCGCGCTGCCGGCGCCGGCCGGGGTGAGTGTCGTCCCGGTGGGGACCGCCGATCAGCTCCGCGACGCCGTGCTGGCCGCCGCGGTGGACGCCGACGTCGTGGTGATGGCGGCGGCGGTGGCCGACTTCCGGCCGGCGTCCGTCCAGGGCGCCAAGATCAAGAAGGACGACGCGGGCGGTGTGCCGGAGCCGATCGCGCTGGTGCGCAACCCCGACGTCCTGACCGAGGTGGTGGCCGCACGCTCCGGGAAGTCGCCGGTGGTCGTGGGGTTCGCCGCCGAGACCGGTGACGACACCGCGGACTGGTTGGCGCACGGGCGGGCCAAGCTGGCCCGCAAGGGCTGCGACCTGCTCGTGGTCAACCCGGTCGGCGAGGGCGTGGGCTTCGAGGTGGCCGAGAACTCCGGGGTGCTCCTCGGGGCCGACGGCAGCCAGGTGGAGCTGACGCTGGGTAGCAAGGAGGCGCTGGCCGACGCCGTCTGGGACGCCGTGGCCTCCCGTTTGGTCGGCCCCGGTCGTTAG
- the rpoZ gene encoding DNA-directed RNA polymerase subunit omega: protein MSGTVAAPEGITNPPIDDLLERVESKYSLVLYSAKRARQINAYYSQLGEGLLEYVGPLVETHVQEKPLSIALREINAGLLELETTEA, encoded by the coding sequence GTGTCCGGTACCGTCGCCGCGCCCGAAGGCATCACCAACCCGCCGATCGACGACCTGCTTGAGCGGGTCGAGTCCAAGTACAGCCTGGTGCTCTACTCGGCCAAGCGCGCGCGCCAGATCAACGCCTACTACAGCCAGCTCGGCGAGGGCCTGCTCGAGTACGTCGGTCCACTCGTGGAGACCCACGTGCAGGAAAAGCCGCTGTCGATCGCGCTGCGCGAGATCAACGCCGGCCTGCTCGAGCTCGAGACCACCGAGGCCTGA
- the pyrF gene encoding orotidine-5'-phosphate decarboxylase, whose amino-acid sequence MTALAPVAVALDTTDLDVAAGWASAAGPYVSTVKVGLELYLRHGAAAVARAREASGGRAVFLDLKLHDIPNTVAGGARAVADLAPDFLTVHAAGGPAMVRAAVEALPGARITAVTVLTSLSAADLERIGLVGPPLDAVRRLAVLAVSGGAQALVCSPQEVAAVRAEVGTDVVLITPGVRPAGSDPGDQARVTTPEQALADGADLLVVGRPITGAADPGAAAASLAAALPPERGTG is encoded by the coding sequence GTGACCGCCCTCGCACCCGTCGCCGTCGCGCTCGACACCACCGACCTGGACGTCGCCGCCGGCTGGGCCTCGGCGGCCGGGCCGTACGTGTCCACGGTGAAGGTGGGGCTGGAGCTGTACCTGCGGCACGGCGCGGCCGCCGTGGCCAGGGCGCGGGAGGCCAGCGGCGGCCGCGCCGTCTTCCTGGACCTGAAGCTGCACGACATCCCGAACACGGTGGCCGGGGGAGCCCGGGCGGTGGCCGACCTGGCCCCGGACTTCCTCACGGTGCACGCCGCGGGCGGTCCGGCCATGGTGCGGGCCGCCGTGGAGGCGCTGCCGGGCGCCCGGATCACGGCGGTGACCGTGCTCACCTCGCTGTCCGCGGCCGACCTGGAGCGCATCGGGCTGGTCGGGCCGCCGCTGGACGCCGTCCGCCGGCTGGCCGTGCTCGCGGTCAGCGGCGGGGCGCAGGCCCTGGTCTGCTCCCCGCAGGAGGTGGCCGCCGTCCGGGCCGAGGTCGGGACGGACGTCGTGCTGATCACCCCCGGCGTCCGGCCGGCCGGATCCGACCCCGGCGACCAGGCCCGGGTGACCACACCGGAGCAGGCGCTGGCCGACGGTGCAGACCTGCTCGTCGTGGGCCGGCCGATCACCGGGGCTGCGGACCCGGGCGCCGCGGCGGCGTCCCTGGCCGCCGCGTTGCCGCCGGAGCGCGGCACTGGCTAG